One genomic window of Streptomyces sp. NBC_01498 includes the following:
- a CDS encoding YhfT family protein, whose amino-acid sequence MSSVLAASSTHLDLSPAQQLTVVALCALTAFISHMALAVFNDGVRPFMLDLVQGRSTRNATTAVSFGLSAGFIFGLGAPMALSTGVLNPWLVFLPTDVLGILSPRKWIAPLLGGAWGAIVVFGLNGANGLAHDLPVDFLTALQQMSTPILFLFTLFPVLAITKQFGRRRGAIAAVVELVIVVTTMKVWPDIFPGSLAMAVGVLTLIGFAVNKDMTQRKADRAEAAKSSASASAGTTTTAPTTTTRTTTTTTAETVGEPAKATATATGGSAEPGKDHGAADDRAADDVADPMASLFGASALRLRRHLPLFMLLGAGVCVLAQSHVFAGGEATSFLIAKGDYAEAAQVDFYRAFGFVPLIATTALASGAYGIAGFTFVYPLGYLMPNPFLAAVVGAVVFAVEVLALSAIGRLLGKLPSVRDSSEYLRSAIGDALGLAILFGSLMAANVMGGGLGILVVGGLYLLNESMGRPVVRMAAAPAAVIVGGVLLNILHWLDLFTPIKG is encoded by the coding sequence GTGAGCAGCGTCCTCGCAGCGAGTTCGACACACCTCGACCTCTCGCCGGCCCAGCAACTGACCGTGGTGGCGCTGTGTGCGCTGACCGCGTTCATCTCTCATATGGCGCTGGCCGTCTTCAACGACGGTGTACGCCCCTTCATGCTGGACCTCGTCCAGGGGCGGTCCACGCGCAACGCCACCACCGCCGTGTCCTTCGGGCTCTCCGCGGGCTTCATCTTCGGGCTCGGCGCCCCGATGGCGCTGTCGACCGGCGTCCTCAACCCGTGGCTGGTCTTCCTGCCCACCGACGTCCTGGGCATCCTGTCGCCCAGGAAATGGATCGCTCCGCTGCTGGGCGGCGCGTGGGGCGCGATCGTGGTGTTCGGCCTCAACGGGGCCAACGGCCTCGCCCACGACCTGCCCGTCGACTTCCTGACGGCGCTCCAGCAGATGTCGACGCCGATCCTCTTCCTGTTCACGCTCTTTCCGGTGCTCGCGATCACCAAGCAGTTCGGGCGGCGACGGGGCGCGATAGCGGCGGTGGTCGAACTGGTCATCGTCGTGACGACGATGAAGGTCTGGCCCGACATCTTTCCCGGCTCCCTCGCGATGGCCGTCGGAGTGCTGACACTCATCGGCTTCGCGGTCAACAAGGACATGACGCAGCGGAAGGCGGACCGGGCCGAGGCGGCAAAGTCGTCGGCCTCAGCCTCGGCCGGGACGACCACGACCGCGCCCACGACCACGACCAGGACCACGACCACGACCACGGCTGAGACGGTCGGCGAGCCGGCGAAGGCCACAGCAACTGCGACAGGCGGCTCCGCCGAGCCGGGCAAGGACCACGGGGCGGCCGACGACAGGGCGGCCGACGACGTGGCGGACCCGATGGCCTCGCTGTTCGGCGCGAGCGCACTGCGGCTGCGCCGCCATCTGCCGCTGTTCATGCTGCTCGGGGCCGGCGTCTGTGTGCTGGCTCAGTCACATGTGTTCGCCGGCGGCGAGGCGACGAGCTTCCTGATCGCCAAGGGGGACTACGCGGAAGCCGCCCAGGTGGACTTCTACCGGGCGTTCGGCTTCGTACCGCTGATCGCGACGACGGCGCTCGCCTCCGGCGCGTACGGCATCGCCGGGTTCACCTTCGTGTACCCCCTCGGCTATCTCATGCCGAACCCGTTCCTCGCCGCCGTCGTGGGCGCCGTGGTCTTCGCCGTCGAGGTGCTCGCTCTCTCCGCCATCGGCAGGCTCCTCGGGAAACTGCCCAGCGTGCGCGACTCCTCCGAATATCTGCGCAGTGCGATCGGCGACGCCCTGGGGCTCGCGATCCTCTTCGGTTCGCTGATGGCCGCCAACGTCATGGGCGGGGGCCTCGGCATCCTCGTCGTGGGCGGGCTCTACCTGCTGAACGAGTCGATGGGCCGCCCCGTGGTGCGCATGGCGGCGGCGCCCGCAGCGGTCATCGTCGGAGGAGTACTCCTGAACATCCTCCACTGGCTGGACCTGTTCACCCCGATCAAGGGATAG